In one Vibrio sp. CB1-14 genomic region, the following are encoded:
- a CDS encoding DeoR/GlpR family DNA-binding transcription regulator: MNQLERRETILQSLNEHGQVLVKDMAVTLNTSEVTLRADLKALEQEGKLKRFFGGAQSIKHLPLSQIDNEVQIDRRYEINGASKHKIAEAAAAMIAPSDTVILDSGSTTHLVAEQLAVRGGNTIITNNLAACVSLMDAENTTLVVIGGTYRNKTKSLHGFRAEQCLDGVQADILVVGADGLDPEKGITTFNEGYAITDVMAKCVKKVIAVVDSTKLGRIGFNQVLDIARIDVLVIDEGISSEDKTRFEQCGVQVVVV; the protein is encoded by the coding sequence ATGAATCAGCTAGAACGTAGAGAGACTATCCTTCAGTCATTGAACGAGCATGGTCAGGTGCTTGTCAAAGACATGGCCGTCACACTTAATACGTCTGAGGTTACCTTACGTGCTGATTTGAAAGCTCTAGAGCAAGAAGGCAAGCTTAAGCGCTTCTTTGGCGGAGCACAATCCATCAAACATCTGCCGTTATCGCAAATCGATAACGAAGTACAAATTGACCGTCGTTATGAAATCAATGGCGCGTCAAAACACAAAATCGCCGAAGCCGCAGCGGCAATGATTGCCCCATCAGACACCGTCATTCTCGATAGCGGCAGCACCACACACCTTGTGGCCGAGCAACTTGCCGTTCGCGGTGGCAACACCATCATTACCAATAACCTGGCGGCTTGCGTATCTCTTATGGATGCAGAAAATACCACTCTGGTTGTCATCGGCGGTACGTACCGCAACAAAACCAAATCTTTGCACGGCTTTCGTGCTGAACAATGCTTAGATGGTGTTCAGGCCGACATATTAGTCGTAGGGGCTGATGGTCTTGATCCTGAAAAAGGGATTACAACATTCAACGAGGGCTACGCAATTACTGATGTCATGGCAAAGTGCGTCAAGAAAGTAATTGCGGTTGTCGACTCAACAAAACTCGGTCGAATCGGGTTCAATCAGGTACTGGATATCGCACGTATTGATGTGCTTGTGATTGATGAAGGTATTAGCTCAGAAGATAAAACTCGATTTGAGCAGTGTGGTGTCCAAGTCGTTGTAGTATAA